The following proteins are encoded in a genomic region of Arachis stenosperma cultivar V10309 chromosome 4, arast.V10309.gnm1.PFL2, whole genome shotgun sequence:
- the LOC130975352 gene encoding uncharacterized protein LOC130975352 codes for MSQQEHIAQSSSIQNDCIKRRRLVQFEEEEDEHIEPNVVYARENVHLTNDENDEQGVEKNMHLQVKDAFFLHHSRKRVLIEWNGSVPMQYKDAVFENTIKKIFVVNDDEHKKYILSNLGNKWKNNRCKLFNEHYKSELSWDANVNFNPIGVPKDHWAAFLEYRLSPKTQELCEKNATNRQQLKISHTLGSKTLARKRHDTTTNKGFRNGQKPLP; via the exons ATGAGTCAACAAGAGCATATAGCTCAAAGTTCATCCATTCAAAATGATT GTATTAAAAGGAGAAGGCTTGTACAATTCGAAGAGGAGGAAGATGAACATATTGAACCAAATGTTGTATATGCTAGAGAGAATGTTCATCTCACAAATGATGAAAATG atgaaCAAGGGGTTGAAAAGAATATGCATCTTCAGGTAAAAGATGCATTTTTCCTTCATCATAGTAGGAAACGAGTTCTTATAGAATGGAATGGAAGTG TTCCAATGCAATACAAAGATGCTGTTTTTGAGAATACTATTAAG AAAATATTTGTTGTTAATGATGATGAACACAAAAAGTATATCTTGTCAAATCTTGGAAATAAGTGGAAGAATAATAGATGCAAGCTATTCAACGAGCATTATAAATCGGAACTTAGTTGGGATGCAAATGTTAATTTTAATCCAATTGGAGTTCCCAAAGACCATTGGGCTGCATTTTTGGAATATAGATTGAGTCCAAAAACTCAG GAATTGTGTGAAAAGAATGCTACAAATCGGCAACAACTAAAAATTTCTCACACTCTTGGCTCAAAAACACTTGCTAGGAAACGCCATGACACTACAACAAATAAGGGTTTTCGCAACGGTCAAAAACCGTTGCCGTAG